The following coding sequences are from one Collimonas arenae window:
- a CDS encoding type II secretion system F family protein, which translates to MRIALWLLAAALLLGGIALWLWQRAQRRSRQDVSAAFVDRQLQGMQPMQPQTQEAIGQQPQLHVQIEAVRHFFLRAGIQQPDGRLYANLLVPGMVLVLLALVFGGWLSALGTLILYVMLVAFYFWLKTSRLQRTMVRQLPGFLDTLVRLVTIGNSIGSAFQTGIVGTEGPLRVVLDRANRQVQAGVELEQALRQQAAIFHFKELDLVAAVIGVSSRFGGRSDLVLERMAAFMRDLEHAQNELVSLSAEIRLSAWVMGVLPIAIVMFLIIFNNSMFVNMWLDPIGRKMMIGAALLEVIGSYSLYRLAKTV; encoded by the coding sequence ATGCGGATTGCATTATGGCTACTGGCGGCAGCCTTGTTATTGGGCGGCATCGCGCTATGGCTCTGGCAGCGAGCGCAGAGACGCTCGCGGCAGGACGTCAGCGCGGCGTTCGTCGACCGCCAGTTGCAGGGCATGCAGCCGATGCAGCCGCAAACTCAGGAAGCAATCGGCCAGCAACCCCAGCTGCATGTGCAGATCGAAGCGGTGCGTCATTTTTTCCTGCGCGCCGGCATCCAGCAACCGGATGGCCGTCTATATGCCAATTTGCTGGTGCCTGGAATGGTGCTGGTCCTGCTGGCGCTCGTGTTCGGCGGGTGGCTATCTGCACTAGGGACGCTGATTCTTTACGTGATGTTGGTGGCCTTCTACTTCTGGCTGAAAACATCCCGCCTGCAGCGAACCATGGTGCGGCAACTGCCTGGCTTTCTGGATACGCTGGTGCGCCTGGTCACCATCGGCAACAGTATCGGCTCTGCGTTCCAGACCGGTATTGTCGGCACCGAAGGACCATTGCGGGTGGTGCTGGATCGTGCCAATCGCCAGGTCCAGGCCGGCGTCGAACTGGAGCAGGCGCTGCGCCAGCAGGCGGCGATCTTTCATTTCAAGGAGTTGGACCTGGTCGCGGCGGTGATCGGTGTTTCATCCCGCTTCGGCGGGCGCTCGGATCTGGTGCTGGAGCGCATGGCGGCTTTCATGCGCGACCTGGAGCATGCGCAGAACGAATTGGTATCGTTGTCGGCGGAAATCCGGCTGTCGGCCTGGGTCATGGGCGTATTGCCGATTGCCATCGTCATGTTTCTGATCATTTTCAACAACAGCATGTTTGTCAATATGTGGCTTGACCCGATCGGCCGCAAGATGATGATAGGCGCGGCGCTGCTGGAAGTGATCGGCAGCTACAGCCTGTACCGGCTGGCGAAGACGGTATAG
- a CDS encoding type II secretion system F family protein yields the protein MSTTQHTLIVLAILLLASALLLVGGALLGRAWRLKRNLDTVEQKIAAHDHPTGAAAMPAQLPWKERLVALSADWLDTPLGRQLVAEEDRHLLDQCGVNDRHGKAWFFFARVVLAICLPLIGLFLFGSGVGLKLLLILFFGMALGYMLPKWVMQRVAKKRQKLAAEELPLLIDLLRLLQGVGLSVDQSLHVIENEFSNVLKVLGQELAIAGRQYSTGRSREQSMRRFSTIFDNEDLHAVSRLLVQVEHHGGAVQEPLKQFSERIREQRKLDMKEKIGKLTVKMTGVMVVTLLPGLLVITGGVGFLAVIRALSKMGANI from the coding sequence GTGAGCACAACACAACATACGCTGATCGTACTGGCGATCCTGCTGCTGGCTTCGGCTCTGTTGCTGGTTGGCGGTGCGCTGCTGGGGCGGGCATGGCGCCTCAAGCGCAACCTCGACACCGTCGAACAGAAGATTGCCGCGCACGATCATCCGACCGGCGCCGCTGCGATGCCGGCGCAGTTGCCCTGGAAAGAGCGTCTGGTGGCGCTCAGTGCTGATTGGCTGGATACGCCGTTGGGGCGGCAATTGGTGGCCGAAGAGGATCGCCATCTGCTGGACCAGTGCGGCGTCAATGACAGGCACGGCAAGGCCTGGTTCTTTTTTGCGCGGGTGGTGCTGGCAATCTGTTTGCCGTTGATCGGCCTGTTCCTGTTCGGGTCAGGAGTCGGACTCAAGTTGTTGCTGATTCTGTTTTTTGGCATGGCACTTGGCTACATGCTGCCGAAATGGGTCATGCAACGCGTTGCCAAGAAGCGTCAGAAATTGGCTGCGGAGGAACTGCCGTTGCTGATCGATTTGCTGCGCTTGCTGCAAGGCGTGGGATTGTCGGTCGACCAGAGCCTGCACGTGATTGAAAACGAGTTCAGCAACGTGCTCAAGGTACTGGGCCAGGAGCTGGCCATTGCCGGACGCCAGTACAGCACCGGACGCAGCCGGGAGCAATCGATGCGGCGGTTCTCAACCATATTCGATAACGAAGATCTGCATGCCGTATCGCGTTTGCTGGTGCAGGTCGAGCATCACGGTGGCGCCGTGCAGGAGCCGCTGAAGCAATTCAGCGAGCGCATTCGCGAGCAACGCAAACTGGACATGAAAGAAAAGATAGGGAAGCTGACTGTGAAGATGACGGGAGTCATGGTGGTGACCCTGCTTCCTGGTCTGTTGGTGATTACCGGAGGCGTTGGTTTTCTGGCTGTGATCCGGGCCTTGTCGAAAATGGGAGCAAATATATGA
- a CDS encoding tetratricopeptide repeat protein — MRAQRRSGPFLAVIFGIALLALGGCASNSARVYAQQNEAAQLRQQAEEKAPTPDNKGMYLGLIRQMQERGMYFASLAHIDAYEQQNGSTPEVQRLRADALRETRQGAAAEAAYRKLLSTTEAGAAWHGLGLLAAQNSDYKGAAIALREAVKREPTNPVMLSDLGFALLRSGDVASARVPLAQAAELAPDNRKMIGNLALLLLVSGDGEKARAVMDKAALSADSRATVYRLAAEIGQAPQPVVMAIPSAAAAKATSSVPVLPTATPFQSMLDRFGNGG; from the coding sequence GTGCGAGCCCAAAGGCGCTCCGGACCGTTCCTGGCGGTCATCTTTGGAATCGCATTGCTCGCGCTCGGCGGTTGCGCCAGCAATTCGGCCCGCGTGTATGCACAACAAAATGAAGCGGCGCAATTGCGCCAGCAGGCGGAAGAGAAGGCGCCGACACCGGACAACAAAGGCATGTATCTGGGGCTGATACGGCAGATGCAGGAGCGGGGCATGTATTTTGCCTCGCTGGCACATATCGATGCCTATGAGCAGCAGAACGGCAGCACCCCGGAGGTACAGCGCTTGCGTGCCGATGCATTGCGTGAAACCAGGCAGGGCGCGGCGGCGGAGGCAGCCTATCGCAAGTTGCTGAGTACCACCGAAGCAGGTGCGGCCTGGCATGGTCTCGGTTTGCTGGCGGCGCAGAACAGCGATTATAAAGGGGCCGCGATAGCGTTGCGGGAGGCGGTCAAGCGTGAGCCGACCAATCCCGTCATGTTGAGTGACCTGGGCTTTGCATTGTTGCGAAGCGGCGATGTCGCCAGCGCCCGGGTGCCATTGGCGCAGGCTGCTGAACTGGCGCCGGACAATCGCAAGATGATCGGCAATCTGGCGCTCTTGTTGCTGGTTTCGGGTGATGGCGAGAAAGCACGCGCAGTCATGGATAAGGCAGCGTTATCCGCTGACAGCCGCGCCACGGTATACCGACTGGCGGCCGAAATCGGCCAGGCGCCGCAGCCGGTAGTGATGGCGATACCAAGCGCGGCTGCCGCCAAAGCCACCAGTTCCGTACCGGTGCTGCCGACGGCGACGCCGTTCCAGTCGATGCTGGACCGTTTTGGCAATGGCGGCTAA
- a CDS encoding DUF3613 domain-containing protein has protein sequence MQIPLHRYFQLTGCALLATALIPTVFAQDMTSRNGRLTQPVVNATANAPVQEAAQVAGAVPEGPAAAASQAETPTPTPRERESTVRVGDVTRLLLQAQVDGRVAGPRQPMLGVTATASWQRYLDSFKHPLPENFEKKVTSNN, from the coding sequence ATGCAAATACCGTTACATCGTTATTTCCAGTTGACCGGCTGTGCGTTGTTGGCGACAGCCTTGATCCCGACTGTGTTTGCACAGGACATGACGTCGCGCAACGGCAGGTTGACGCAACCGGTTGTGAACGCTACTGCAAATGCGCCGGTGCAGGAAGCTGCGCAGGTGGCGGGAGCCGTGCCAGAAGGGCCGGCTGCGGCGGCCAGCCAGGCGGAAACGCCAACGCCAACGCCACGCGAAAGGGAAAGCACGGTACGCGTCGGTGACGTGACCCGCTTGCTGCTGCAGGCGCAGGTCGATGGCCGTGTCGCGGGACCGCGTCAGCCGATGCTGGGAGTGACAGCCACCGCCAGCTGGCAGCGTTACCTGGACAGCTTCAAGCACCCGTTGCCGGAAAATTTTGAAAAGAAAGTGACGAGCAACAATTAA
- a CDS encoding pilus assembly protein TadG-related protein has protein sequence MTSSRIQSPCHLPVRRIRRDRLRQHGSVAVMAAIFLSVIVILLSSIDIGYMFYMRRDLQKTADLAALAGAQMLASSQTFTSTATTCGSGDPPVLAARANAQTNGFATGTPSTAANTLTVTCGRWDPVANAAMAPNYFSTPTAPNTRLNAVKVILSQSVPTFFGWGTHTINGQAIASISDPYAAFSVGSKLLALNGGVVPGLLSAIGLNLNGTSLVSYNGLANVSVTPNGLLQALGFQIPLHADVGTVTQILQASTAGCSNGMCTLQALLGAITTVGGQQDLISALGGLTVGQLNLMIPLLSDASGQGGLFVLANIADAQSALNANVNALNVLNTAIGIANSHRFGSVNLGASLPGVATVTTQVGIVEPPSIGIGGIGTTAFTAQVRLYTRIQSNLLNLGLLNIDLPLIIDVVNGLGTLTDMCTAKDASGNDLATIQVQAPVLSLCAGSVNNVVDGSTVFSTKGACKQNLTNWPMVNVLGGVLTVNKAIAIDALANNSSVTLSKGQTVTTGNNSLQIGTTLSNLFSALTGALAGSLFGGGGVNNNNLAAGLLNGQGLGAAQTMVTNALSSLNSFVSGLSTSVTGILGSLLTVNVLGILTNVGGLVNNLLNTIGQVVSGLLCLGNSQCILSNQLAGSQTSGGATISNALITTVGLLINLLQPILNVLGGALSTILNGLLGIQLGLVDVNLMDLNCGGTSVKLVY, from the coding sequence ATGACCTCATCGCGCATCCAGTCGCCATGCCATCTTCCTGTCCGCCGCATACGGCGCGACAGGCTGCGGCAGCATGGTTCGGTTGCGGTGATGGCAGCCATTTTCCTCTCGGTGATCGTGATCTTGCTGTCGTCGATTGATATCGGCTACATGTTTTATATGCGGCGGGATTTGCAGAAGACGGCTGATCTGGCGGCGCTGGCTGGTGCGCAGATGTTGGCCAGTTCGCAAACCTTTACCAGCACTGCCACCACATGCGGATCAGGTGACCCGCCGGTGCTAGCGGCCAGGGCCAATGCCCAGACCAATGGCTTTGCCACGGGTACACCCAGCACTGCTGCCAATACACTGACCGTAACGTGCGGCCGCTGGGACCCGGTCGCCAACGCGGCGATGGCGCCAAACTATTTTTCCACTCCGACTGCACCCAACACCAGGTTGAACGCGGTCAAGGTGATCTTGTCCCAGTCCGTTCCGACTTTTTTCGGCTGGGGGACACATACCATCAATGGCCAGGCGATAGCATCGATCAGCGATCCTTATGCTGCGTTTTCGGTTGGATCCAAATTATTGGCGCTCAACGGAGGCGTGGTACCGGGCTTGCTATCAGCGATCGGGCTCAACCTGAACGGCACATCGCTGGTGTCCTATAACGGCTTGGCGAATGTTTCGGTAACGCCAAATGGACTGCTGCAGGCATTGGGTTTTCAAATTCCGCTGCATGCCGATGTCGGCACGGTAACGCAAATACTGCAGGCAAGTACCGCCGGTTGCAGTAACGGCATGTGTACGTTGCAGGCGTTGCTGGGAGCAATCACCACAGTCGGTGGCCAGCAGGATCTGATCAGCGCGCTGGGCGGGCTGACGGTGGGCCAACTCAATCTAATGATTCCGTTATTGTCCGACGCTAGCGGGCAGGGTGGGCTGTTTGTCTTGGCCAACATAGCCGATGCGCAATCTGCGTTGAACGCGAACGTGAACGCTCTGAATGTATTGAATACTGCTATCGGCATCGCGAACAGTCACCGCTTCGGTAGTGTGAATCTTGGCGCGTCTTTGCCTGGCGTTGCCACGGTGACGACCCAGGTTGGAATTGTGGAACCGCCGTCGATCGGGATTGGGGGTATTGGCACCACCGCTTTTACCGCGCAAGTTAGGTTGTACACACGCATTCAAAGCAACCTGTTGAATCTGGGATTATTGAATATTGATTTGCCGTTGATTATCGATGTCGTCAATGGACTAGGTACCCTGACCGACATGTGCACAGCAAAAGATGCCAGCGGCAACGATCTTGCCACGATCCAGGTTCAGGCTCCGGTGCTGAGTCTCTGTGCTGGCAGCGTCAATAATGTGGTGGATGGCAGCACGGTTTTTTCTACCAAAGGTGCTTGCAAGCAGAATTTGACAAATTGGCCGATGGTTAATGTGCTTGGCGGCGTACTCACAGTCAATAAGGCCATTGCGATAGATGCGTTGGCGAATAACAGCAGCGTGACCTTGAGTAAGGGACAAACCGTTACAACCGGCAATAACAGTCTGCAGATTGGGACAACATTATCAAATTTGTTCAGCGCTTTAACAGGTGCCCTGGCAGGTAGTCTGTTCGGAGGTGGCGGCGTGAATAACAATAATTTGGCTGCTGGCTTGTTGAATGGACAGGGGTTGGGTGCGGCGCAGACGATGGTCACCAATGCACTTAGTAGCTTGAACAGTTTTGTGAGCGGGTTGAGTACCAGTGTCACTGGAATTTTGGGAAGCCTTTTGACAGTCAACGTGCTGGGTATCCTGACGAATGTGGGGGGGCTAGTAAACAATTTGCTCAATACAATTGGGCAGGTAGTTAGTGGTTTGCTCTGTTTGGGAAATAGTCAATGCATCCTGTCGAATCAATTGGCCGGTAGCCAGACTAGCGGCGGTGCTACGATTTCGAATGCGCTGATCACGACAGTGGGCCTTCTCATCAATCTGTTGCAGCCGATCTTGAATGTACTGGGCGGTGCCCTATCGACGATATTGAATGGCCTGCTCGGTATCCAGTTGGGACTAGTCGACGTCAACCTGATGGATTTGAATTGCGGTGGCACCAGCGTCAAACTGGTTTATTAA
- a CDS encoding DUF4282 domain-containing protein, which yields MTNNQTRLGKLFYFFGFEKLIAPVLIKLIYWIGMVVILVAGVASFFNTGGGVGRMLLTLVALLLSLLIWRLVSELWILAFNIYQRLVEIRDLLSRQGQAAAVIQPVLRDGD from the coding sequence ATGACGAACAATCAAACCAGACTCGGTAAGCTGTTTTATTTTTTTGGATTTGAAAAATTGATCGCACCAGTGCTGATCAAGCTGATCTACTGGATCGGCATGGTGGTGATCCTGGTAGCCGGTGTCGCCAGTTTTTTTAACACTGGCGGCGGAGTGGGGCGCATGTTGTTGACGCTGGTCGCATTGTTGTTGTCCTTGTTGATCTGGCGCCTGGTAAGCGAGCTGTGGATCCTGGCATTCAATATTTACCAACGGTTGGTTGAAATTCGTGATTTGCTGTCGCGCCAGGGCCAGGCCGCGGCTGTGATCCAGCCGGTTTTGCGCGACGGCGACTGA